A genomic stretch from Erwinia sp. E_sp_B01_1 includes:
- a CDS encoding carboxylesterase/lipase family protein: MKHERLFSTSTAEGRLRGSLEKDVFVFRGIPYAAPPVGALRWQPPKPVTPWQGERDATAWGNASWQNREYCQAVGGGDPGVFSEDCLYLNIWTPDLEPARPLPVMVWIHGGGFTLGAGGLAPYVGQPLASRGVVVVTLNYRLGHLGFFAHPALDKEYAEGEVVNNFALLDQIAALQWVQRNITSFGGDRHNVTLFGESSGARSVLSLFASPLAKGLFHKGIAQSAYALPDIPREKALKNGVRLASHFRLEAATAEQLRALSAEAFWPLETSLANGPVAISGDRVLPEPMLEVFTSARQLKLPLMIGNNSDEASVLSYFGVDPANVIARIRQTQRVGLRLKLIRLLYDGVYDDSELGREVARDMTFTTMGYIAALAQHRNGMPAWRYYFDYVSENSRDLYPAGTWHGNEIPYTLNTLDAPGVATSERPFTENDRVFASKVSGYWLRFARDASEFSHQLEGEINWPAWRPWEDKVMRFGDKGQAVVKLENYFMRRRTQLFRLLIGRMVRLKD; the protein is encoded by the coding sequence ATGAAACACGAACGGTTATTCAGTACCAGTACGGCGGAGGGGCGACTTCGCGGGAGTCTCGAAAAAGATGTGTTTGTCTTTCGGGGTATTCCTTATGCGGCTCCTCCCGTTGGCGCTTTACGCTGGCAGCCTCCTAAACCTGTCACTCCCTGGCAGGGGGAACGTGATGCCACCGCGTGGGGAAATGCCAGCTGGCAAAACCGCGAATACTGCCAGGCAGTAGGGGGCGGCGATCCCGGCGTATTCAGCGAAGATTGCCTTTATCTGAACATCTGGACACCGGATCTGGAGCCAGCCAGGCCTTTACCGGTGATGGTATGGATTCATGGCGGCGGTTTTACCCTGGGCGCGGGTGGACTGGCTCCTTATGTGGGTCAGCCCCTTGCTTCGCGGGGCGTGGTGGTGGTGACCCTGAATTACCGTCTGGGGCACCTGGGCTTTTTTGCCCATCCCGCTCTGGATAAAGAGTATGCGGAAGGTGAGGTGGTGAACAACTTCGCCTTGCTCGATCAGATTGCTGCGCTGCAATGGGTGCAGCGTAATATCACCAGCTTCGGGGGCGATCGTCACAACGTCACCCTGTTCGGTGAATCTTCCGGGGCGCGCAGTGTCCTGTCGCTTTTTGCTTCTCCCCTGGCTAAAGGATTATTCCATAAGGGCATCGCGCAGAGCGCCTATGCACTGCCTGATATTCCCCGTGAAAAAGCGCTGAAAAACGGCGTCAGGCTTGCCAGCCATTTCAGACTTGAAGCGGCCACAGCGGAGCAGCTCAGGGCACTGTCGGCAGAGGCGTTCTGGCCTCTGGAAACGTCACTGGCTAACGGGCCGGTCGCCATCAGTGGAGATCGGGTATTACCTGAGCCGATGCTCGAGGTGTTTACCTCTGCCAGGCAACTCAAATTACCTTTAATGATCGGCAACAACAGCGATGAAGCGAGCGTGCTCAGCTATTTTGGCGTCGATCCGGCCAACGTCATTGCCCGTATACGCCAGACCCAACGAGTCGGGCTGCGTCTGAAACTGATCCGGCTCCTGTATGACGGTGTTTATGATGACAGCGAGCTGGGTCGGGAGGTTGCCAGAGACATGACTTTCACCACTATGGGATACATTGCGGCGCTGGCTCAGCACCGGAACGGCATGCCCGCGTGGCGATACTATTTCGATTACGTCTCCGAGAATTCCCGCGATCTCTACCCTGCGGGCACCTGGCATGGCAATGAGATCCCCTACACGCTCAACACCCTGGATGCGCCGGGTGTGGCCACCAGTGAACGGCCTTTCACTGAAAACGATCGGGTATTCGCTTCAAAAGTCAGCGGGTACTGGCTGAGATTTGCGCGCGATGCCAGTGAATTTTCTCACCAGCTTGAAGGGGAGATTAACTGGCCCGCGTGGCGTCCCTGGGAAGATAAAGTGATGCGCTTCGGCGACAAGGGCCAGGCCGTGGTGAAACTGGAGAACTATTTTATGCGCCGCCGGACGCAGTTATTTCGTCTGTTGATCGGGAGAATGGTCAGACTCAAAGATTAA
- a CDS encoding VOC family protein, giving the protein MESLWVSADSIRAGFASAMSEMYQREVPQYGTLLNLVAQVNQEVLTQNPDLKQQLERDGELSRLSVERHGAIRVGTGAELAMLRQVFAIMGMYPVGYYDLSQAGVPVHSTAFRPLDDHALNANPFRLFTSLLRLELIEDPALRQQAADILAARDIFTPRCRELVSLHQQQGGFTPQQANEFILEALETFRWHQQTLVDRATYQALLDQHRLIADVVCFPGCHINHLTPRTLDIDRVQALMPEAGIVPKAIIEGPPRRQMPILLRQTSFKALDEPVRFRDGQGMHTARFGEIEQRGVALTAEGRALYDRLLLQSETGTDNSVHQQNLAAAFAEFPDDAATLRREKLAWFTYRLSEKGEQNPAVIAQQNAEQLIEAGLIIATPMIYEDFLPVSAAGIFQSNLGSETKPRSQGHSSKAEFERALGAVVQDEIALYAQRQQASLARCGVTKPA; this is encoded by the coding sequence ATGGAAAGTTTATGGGTGTCAGCCGACAGCATTCGCGCCGGATTTGCCAGCGCGATGTCGGAAATGTACCAGCGGGAAGTCCCGCAGTACGGCACGTTGCTGAATCTGGTGGCGCAGGTTAATCAGGAAGTATTAACGCAGAATCCGGACCTGAAACAGCAGCTGGAGCGTGACGGCGAGCTTTCCCGGCTGAGCGTGGAGCGCCACGGTGCTATCCGCGTGGGGACGGGAGCTGAACTGGCGATGCTTCGTCAGGTGTTCGCCATCATGGGCATGTATCCGGTAGGGTACTACGACCTGTCACAGGCCGGTGTGCCGGTGCACTCCACCGCTTTTCGCCCGTTAGATGACCACGCGCTGAACGCCAATCCTTTCCGCCTCTTTACCTCTTTACTCCGTCTGGAGCTGATAGAAGATCCCGCTTTACGACAGCAGGCCGCAGACATTCTGGCCGCCCGGGATATCTTTACGCCCCGCTGTCGCGAGCTGGTCAGCCTGCATCAGCAGCAGGGCGGGTTCACGCCGCAGCAGGCGAACGAATTTATCCTTGAGGCACTGGAAACCTTCCGCTGGCATCAGCAAACCCTTGTGGATCGGGCCACCTATCAGGCGCTGCTTGATCAGCACCGGCTGATCGCAGATGTGGTCTGCTTCCCCGGCTGTCATATCAATCATCTGACGCCCCGCACCCTGGATATTGACCGTGTACAGGCGCTGATGCCGGAAGCCGGCATCGTTCCGAAAGCCATTATTGAGGGTCCGCCGCGCCGCCAGATGCCAATCCTGCTACGGCAAACCAGTTTTAAAGCGCTGGATGAACCGGTCCGTTTTCGTGACGGTCAGGGGATGCATACCGCCCGTTTTGGGGAAATTGAACAGCGCGGGGTGGCGCTCACCGCTGAAGGCCGGGCGCTCTATGACCGCCTGCTGTTGCAAAGCGAAACCGGTACGGACAACAGCGTTCATCAACAGAATCTGGCCGCAGCTTTTGCGGAGTTTCCGGATGATGCCGCCACGTTAAGAAGAGAGAAGCTGGCCTGGTTCACCTACAGGCTGAGTGAAAAGGGCGAACAGAATCCGGCGGTCATCGCGCAGCAGAACGCTGAACAGCTAATTGAAGCAGGATTGATTATCGCCACGCCGATGATTTATGAAGATTTCCTGCCGGTCAGCGCCGCCGGGATCTTCCAGTCCAATCTTGGCAGCGAAACGAAGCCACGTAGCCAGGGACACAGCAGCAAAGCTGAGTTTGAACGCGCGCTGGGTGCAGTCGTTCAGGATGAAATTGCGCTCTATGCGCAGCGACAACAGGCCAGTCTGGCACGCTGTGGCGTCACTAAACCGGCCTAA
- a CDS encoding aromatic acid/H+ symport family MFS transporter: MESTAAIDVRALINEGSISRYQQRIIALCFAVVAMDGMDIALMGFIAPALKGDWGVSTHQLGAVISAALIGLASGAMVAGPLADRFGRRVVIISSVFFFGICTLITAMSQNVDQMMLFRFLTGLGMGAAMPNVGTLVAEYSPERKRAFIITVVFCGFTFGAAGGGFAASWLIPHFGWHSVLIVGGLLPLIIVPVLLKGLPESVRFLLSRQAPAERIRQIVSRMAPDQQLAGRDFVMASTPQSKGAARLVLSRPYLLGSTLLWGAYFMGLFLVYLIGSWLPSLVKDMGMTVTQAALVTAMYQAGGTVGSLFAGWMMDRFNANLALAAIYFTGAIATVAIGFAPADTLILSLVAFCSGFCLNGANTGMNALSASYYPTHARATGSSWMHGVGRIGAILSAFAGAQMLAMGWNITDVFTSLAIPAILTSLLLLAKFRYGHRR, translated from the coding sequence GTGGAGAGTACCGCTGCGATTGATGTGCGTGCCTTAATCAACGAGGGCAGCATCAGCCGTTATCAACAGCGCATTATTGCGTTGTGTTTTGCCGTTGTGGCAATGGATGGCATGGACATAGCGCTGATGGGCTTTATTGCACCGGCGCTGAAAGGCGACTGGGGCGTCAGCACCCATCAACTCGGTGCGGTGATCAGCGCGGCGCTGATTGGTCTGGCATCAGGTGCCATGGTGGCAGGGCCGCTGGCTGACCGTTTTGGTCGTCGGGTGGTGATTATCAGCAGCGTGTTCTTTTTCGGCATCTGCACGTTGATCACCGCAATGTCACAGAATGTCGATCAGATGATGCTGTTCCGTTTTCTCACCGGGTTAGGTATGGGGGCAGCCATGCCCAACGTCGGCACGCTGGTGGCCGAATACTCACCGGAACGCAAACGCGCCTTCATTATTACCGTCGTTTTTTGCGGCTTCACCTTTGGTGCAGCAGGCGGCGGATTTGCTGCCTCCTGGCTGATCCCCCACTTTGGCTGGCATTCGGTACTGATCGTAGGCGGACTGCTGCCTTTAATCATCGTGCCAGTGCTGCTGAAGGGGCTACCCGAATCCGTGCGTTTCCTTCTCTCCAGACAGGCTCCCGCGGAACGCATCCGCCAGATTGTCTCCCGCATGGCTCCAGACCAGCAGCTTGCCGGCCGCGATTTTGTTATGGCCTCCACCCCACAGAGTAAAGGCGCAGCGCGACTGGTGCTGTCCCGGCCTTATCTGTTGGGAAGCACATTACTGTGGGGCGCCTATTTCATGGGGCTGTTCCTGGTCTATCTGATCGGCAGTTGGTTGCCATCGCTGGTTAAAGATATGGGAATGACGGTGACCCAGGCCGCGCTGGTTACTGCGATGTATCAGGCAGGGGGCACGGTAGGATCGCTGTTCGCGGGCTGGATGATGGACCGCTTCAATGCCAATCTGGCGCTGGCAGCCATCTATTTCACCGGGGCCATTGCTACCGTGGCGATTGGCTTTGCTCCGGCAGATACGCTGATCCTCAGCCTGGTCGCATTCTGCAGCGGTTTCTGTCTGAACGGCGCTAATACCGGCATGAATGCGCTTTCTGCCAGCTATTATCCCACCCATGCCCGCGCTACCGGGTCAAGCTGGATGCACGGTGTGGGGCGAATCGGCGCCATCCTCAGTGCGTTTGCCGGTGCGCAGATGCTGGCAATGGGCTGGAATATCACCGATGTCTTCACCAGCCTCGCAATACCGGCAATCCTGACTTCGTTGCTGTTGCTGGCTAAATTCCGCTACGGCCACCGCCGCTAG
- a CDS encoding LysR substrate-binding domain-containing protein, whose protein sequence is MEKNHLFNQRIRLRHLHTFVAVAQQGTLGRAAETLSLSQPALSRTLNELEELAGARLFERGRLGAQLTTMGEQFLTHAVRILDALNHAGQSFTPSDPEEPAILRVGVLTTVALGMLPSILDRFHQQQPRAIVQVATLHNNVLIAGLRAGEFDVGIGRMAAPDMMAGLTYELLFLESLRLVVHPEHPLLSDNVTLSRALSWPVVISPEGTAPRRLADKMIQEQGCRLPATLVETSATSLARQLALRYNYVWFVPSGAIKEDLLHNSLAALPVASHGPGESVGIITRSGAPLSLSAEVLLATIRKSHSG, encoded by the coding sequence ATGGAAAAAAATCATTTGTTTAATCAGCGCATTCGACTGCGCCATCTGCATACCTTTGTCGCCGTTGCTCAGCAAGGGACGCTGGGCCGTGCCGCTGAAACGCTGTCGCTGAGCCAGCCCGCGCTCTCCAGAACGCTCAACGAACTGGAGGAGCTTGCCGGTGCCCGTCTGTTTGAACGGGGGCGCCTGGGGGCACAACTGACCACCATGGGCGAGCAATTTCTCACCCATGCCGTCCGGATCCTTGATGCGCTTAATCATGCCGGGCAATCCTTCACTCCTTCAGATCCTGAAGAACCCGCCATTCTGCGCGTCGGGGTGCTGACTACCGTTGCGCTTGGCATGCTGCCTTCCATTCTCGACCGCTTCCATCAGCAGCAACCCAGAGCAATAGTTCAGGTTGCAACCCTGCACAATAATGTCCTGATCGCCGGGCTGAGAGCCGGAGAGTTTGATGTTGGCATTGGCCGCATGGCCGCGCCAGATATGATGGCCGGGCTGACCTACGAATTACTGTTTCTGGAATCTTTACGGCTGGTGGTGCACCCTGAGCATCCGCTTTTAAGTGACAACGTCACCCTTTCCAGAGCCCTCTCCTGGCCAGTGGTGATCTCTCCCGAAGGTACTGCACCACGCAGGCTCGCCGATAAGATGATTCAGGAGCAGGGCTGCCGGTTGCCTGCCACGCTGGTGGAAACTTCCGCCACCTCGCTGGCCCGTCAACTGGCCCTGCGTTATAACTACGTCTGGTTTGTGCCCTCCGGAGCAATCAAAGAGGATTTACTGCATAACTCGCTTGCAGCCCTGCCGGTGGCTTCACATGGGCCGGGCGAATCAGTGGGCATAATTACCCGCTCCGGTGCGCCCCTGAGCCTGAGTGCAGAGGTGTTGCTGGCAACCATCCGCAAATCCCATTCAGGCTGA
- the smrA gene encoding DNA endonuclease SmrA, whose amino-acid sequence MDLNDQDLFKDAMEDVKPLKDCANVHWMKPPSVKPSRKTLEEEQADNPLTSGLLTIVPLATPLEYKAEGIQQGVLDKLRLGKYPHNASLNLIGQSVETCRQKLYSFMLLAERENFRNLLIIHGKGRDEETHANIVRSYLARWLQQFDSVQGYCSAQPHDGGSGACYVALRKSEQARLDNRERHAKRSR is encoded by the coding sequence ATGGACCTTAACGATCAGGATCTGTTTAAAGACGCGATGGAAGACGTCAAGCCGCTCAAGGATTGTGCCAACGTCCACTGGATGAAACCCCCTTCAGTCAAACCCTCCCGCAAAACGCTGGAAGAGGAGCAGGCAGACAATCCTCTGACCAGCGGCTTGCTGACCATTGTCCCGCTTGCCACGCCGCTGGAGTATAAAGCGGAAGGGATCCAGCAGGGGGTGCTGGATAAACTCAGGCTGGGAAAATATCCGCATAATGCAAGTCTGAACCTGATTGGGCAATCTGTAGAGACCTGTCGTCAAAAGCTCTACAGTTTTATGCTGCTGGCGGAGCGGGAAAACTTTCGCAATCTGCTGATTATTCATGGCAAAGGGCGGGATGAAGAGACTCATGCCAATATCGTGCGCAGCTATCTGGCCCGCTGGCTCCAGCAGTTTGATTCGGTTCAGGGCTATTGCAGCGCACAACCGCATGATGGCGGCAGCGGTGCCTGCTATGTGGCATTGCGAAAAAGCGAGCAGGCACGCCTGGATAACCGGGAGCGCCATGCCAAACGCAGCCGTTAA
- a CDS encoding sugar-binding transcriptional regulator — MSKHNKKLDQAARAAWMYYVAGETQHDIAEKLGVSRQVAQRLVALAVEEGLVSVSIAHPVADCMTLAEQLKKRFDLQLCQVVPSAGVEGAGVQQMIAVAGAEVMAQTLRQDQPQIVAVGSGRTLRATIDELPEFDRPQHSCVSLIGAIASDGSCTRYDVPLWMAEKTQGRYFILPAPLYADSPEDRDLWCNHRIYRTVTDKAARADVMFVGIGQVSAGCPLNADGFISDGQVSRLESLQVAAEMLGHFIGQDGQRVASELDDRLTSVPLTAQTQRKVIAFAGGAEKHQAIAAALRGRWITGLITDEESARFALAQPD; from the coding sequence ATGAGCAAACATAATAAGAAACTTGACCAGGCAGCCCGGGCCGCCTGGATGTATTACGTGGCTGGAGAAACGCAGCACGATATTGCCGAAAAGCTGGGGGTTTCGCGGCAGGTAGCGCAGCGTCTGGTGGCGCTGGCCGTGGAAGAGGGGCTGGTCAGCGTCAGCATTGCTCATCCGGTTGCCGACTGTATGACGCTGGCTGAACAACTGAAAAAACGATTTGATCTGCAGCTCTGTCAGGTAGTGCCTTCGGCAGGAGTGGAAGGTGCAGGTGTTCAGCAAATGATTGCGGTGGCCGGAGCAGAGGTGATGGCTCAAACGCTGAGACAGGATCAGCCGCAGATCGTTGCTGTTGGGTCTGGCCGTACTTTGCGGGCCACCATTGATGAGCTTCCGGAGTTCGATCGCCCTCAGCACAGTTGCGTTTCCTTGATTGGCGCTATAGCCAGCGATGGCTCCTGTACCCGCTATGACGTGCCGCTTTGGATGGCAGAAAAAACCCAGGGACGCTACTTCATTCTGCCTGCGCCGCTGTATGCGGACAGCCCGGAAGACCGGGATTTATGGTGCAATCACCGCATTTATCGCACCGTGACCGACAAAGCAGCCAGGGCGGATGTGATGTTTGTCGGCATCGGGCAGGTTTCTGCCGGTTGCCCTCTCAACGCCGACGGGTTTATCAGCGACGGCCAGGTCAGCAGGCTGGAATCGTTGCAGGTTGCCGCAGAGATGCTGGGGCATTTTATTGGTCAGGATGGTCAGCGGGTTGCCAGTGAACTGGATGACAGGCTGACCAGCGTGCCGCTGACCGCGCAAACTCAGCGAAAGGTAATAGCCTTCGCCGGAGGAGCAGAGAAGCATCAGGCGATAGCCGCAGCGCTGCGGGGTCGCTGGATCACCGGATTGATTACGGATGAAGAGAGTGCCCGTTTCGCGCTGGCTCAGCCGGATTAG
- the dalD gene encoding D-arabinitol 4-dehydrogenase: MTAATPSIWLHIGAGSFHRAHQAWYFHRLLQQGDHSWEIALSNIRDDAVPLLNTLAAQHGEYTLETVTPEGRREYEKITSIKTLVPWDAELTGMTAQGASPQTKVIAFTVTESGYYLDTDHKLDPRHPDIKADLNGEARTIYGALTRVLKARLAAHGEPVTLLNCDNLRHNGDRFRQGFLTFLQLRQEEALLGWVKQYTTSPNTMVDRITPRPTADIAPRVLEATGFNDKAPVMAEAFIQWVIEDDFAAGRPALENVGVELVDSVLPWEEAKIRILNASHSCIAWAGTLIGQSFIHQSTQTQEIREMAWEYVTQDVIPSLMPSPLNLEEYRDVVLARFANPYIRDTNQRVAADGLSKIPGFITPTLTETFARGETPRATALLPALFFLFLQRWHQQELPYEYQDGVLDADALHQLLSHKDALARFAADAALFGPLAERKEFAALLERSVASLRSWANHPQPVSE, encoded by the coding sequence ATGACTGCTGCCACCCCCTCAATCTGGCTGCACATAGGTGCAGGTTCCTTTCATCGCGCGCATCAGGCCTGGTATTTCCATCGCCTGCTGCAACAGGGCGATCATAGCTGGGAGATTGCCCTGAGCAATATTCGTGATGATGCTGTGCCTTTGCTAAACACGCTGGCCGCTCAGCACGGTGAATATACGCTGGAAACGGTGACCCCAGAAGGCAGGCGTGAATATGAGAAAATCACTTCCATAAAAACCCTGGTGCCCTGGGATGCAGAACTCACCGGAATGACCGCGCAGGGAGCCAGTCCGCAGACTAAAGTCATCGCATTTACCGTGACCGAAAGCGGCTATTATCTGGATACCGATCATAAGCTGGATCCACGTCATCCGGATATCAAAGCCGATCTCAATGGTGAAGCCCGCACAATCTATGGCGCGTTGACCCGGGTGTTAAAGGCCCGTCTGGCGGCCCACGGTGAGCCAGTTACCCTGCTCAACTGCGATAATCTGCGCCACAACGGCGACCGTTTTCGTCAGGGCTTCCTTACCTTCCTGCAGCTCCGCCAGGAAGAGGCGTTGCTGGGCTGGGTGAAGCAGTACACTACCTCCCCGAACACCATGGTGGACCGCATTACCCCGCGCCCCACGGCGGATATTGCACCGCGAGTGCTGGAAGCCACCGGCTTTAATGATAAAGCTCCGGTGATGGCAGAAGCCTTTATTCAGTGGGTGATTGAAGATGATTTCGCTGCCGGACGGCCTGCGCTGGAAAACGTGGGGGTTGAACTGGTGGACTCCGTACTGCCCTGGGAAGAAGCCAAAATCCGTATCCTCAACGCCAGCCACAGTTGCATTGCCTGGGCAGGCACGCTGATCGGGCAATCCTTTATTCATCAGAGTACGCAGACGCAGGAAATCAGGGAGATGGCCTGGGAGTATGTGACCCAGGATGTGATCCCCTCGCTGATGCCCAGCCCGTTAAATCTGGAAGAGTACCGCGACGTGGTGCTGGCGCGCTTTGCCAACCCTTACATCCGCGATACTAACCAACGGGTAGCCGCCGATGGCCTGTCAAAGATCCCTGGCTTCATTACCCCCACGCTGACTGAAACATTCGCGCGGGGAGAGACTCCACGAGCCACGGCCCTGCTGCCTGCACTCTTCTTCCTGTTCCTGCAACGCTGGCATCAACAGGAACTGCCTTATGAGTATCAGGATGGCGTGCTGGATGCGGATGCGCTGCATCAGTTACTGAGCCATAAAGATGCGCTCGCCCGCTTTGCTGCCGATGCCGCCCTGTTTGGTCCACTGGCAGAGCGGAAAGAGTTTGCTGCACTGCTGGAGAGGTCAGTCGCCAGCCTGCGAAGCTGGGCGAATCATCCTCAGCCGGTCAGCGAGTAA
- the xylB gene encoding xylulokinase, producing MYLGIDAGTSEIKVLVIDEHGAIIATSGAKLSVQRPHPHWSEQDPEAWWQALQQAVSELRQKVGKSWENIRAIGLSGQMHGAVLLDRENRVLRPAILWNDTRSAAECKELTALAPDLASLSGNLAMPGFTAPKLLWVARHEPAIFAQTASVLLPKDYLRWKMSGEKLSDMSDAAGTLWLDVAKRDWSDSLLEACGLTRDHMPRLVEGSEPAGELKAELARQWGLKETVIIAGGGGDNAASAVGIGAVNPGDAFISLGTSGVLFAVNDRFRPDAASAVHAFCHALPDRWHQMSVMLSAASSLRWLCDLLGASETTLLSEVATLSRSDELSAPLFLPYLSGERTPHNDPQASGSFHGLTHATQRASLAYAVLEGVTFGMADGLKVLEEAGTNLTRCSLIGGGARSPWWAQMMADVLNITVVTHQGGEAGGALGAARLGWLADGGEETQVCQKPAELKRYLPDAGHHQALQKRLNHFHLLYQQQREARAAGF from the coding sequence ATGTACCTTGGAATTGATGCAGGCACCTCAGAAATTAAAGTGCTGGTGATCGATGAACACGGCGCGATTATCGCCACATCGGGGGCAAAACTCAGCGTGCAGCGCCCTCACCCGCACTGGTCAGAACAGGATCCTGAGGCATGGTGGCAAGCCCTGCAGCAGGCCGTCAGCGAGCTGCGGCAAAAAGTGGGTAAAAGCTGGGAGAATATTCGCGCTATCGGCTTGTCCGGACAGATGCACGGTGCCGTGTTGCTGGACAGGGAAAACCGCGTGTTGCGCCCCGCTATTTTGTGGAATGACACCCGCAGTGCCGCAGAGTGTAAAGAGTTGACTGCCCTGGCCCCCGATCTGGCCAGCCTTTCGGGCAACCTTGCGATGCCGGGCTTTACTGCCCCCAAACTGCTCTGGGTTGCGCGCCATGAACCGGCCATCTTCGCGCAGACGGCGAGCGTGCTGCTGCCAAAGGACTATCTCCGCTGGAAAATGAGCGGCGAAAAGCTCAGCGATATGTCAGATGCCGCAGGCACGCTCTGGCTTGATGTGGCAAAACGTGACTGGTCAGACAGCCTGCTGGAGGCCTGTGGCCTGACGCGGGATCATATGCCGCGCCTGGTTGAAGGTTCGGAACCGGCTGGAGAATTGAAAGCTGAACTGGCACGCCAGTGGGGACTGAAGGAAACAGTGATTATCGCAGGTGGCGGTGGCGATAATGCGGCCAGCGCCGTGGGGATTGGTGCAGTTAATCCAGGCGATGCTTTTATCTCGCTGGGCACCTCCGGCGTGCTGTTCGCGGTGAACGATCGTTTTCGCCCTGATGCGGCTTCAGCGGTTCATGCTTTTTGTCATGCGCTGCCGGATCGCTGGCATCAGATGAGCGTCATGCTCAGCGCGGCCAGCAGCCTGCGCTGGTTATGCGATCTTCTTGGCGCCTCCGAAACCACTTTACTGTCTGAGGTCGCAACCCTCAGCCGTTCCGATGAGCTTAGTGCTCCCCTGTTTCTGCCTTACCTTTCAGGTGAGCGGACACCGCATAACGATCCGCAGGCCAGCGGATCTTTTCATGGCCTGACCCATGCCACTCAGCGCGCTTCACTGGCTTACGCCGTGCTGGAAGGCGTAACTTTTGGCATGGCAGACGGCCTGAAAGTGCTGGAAGAAGCCGGAACGAATCTGACCCGCTGTTCACTGATTGGGGGTGGCGCACGCAGCCCCTGGTGGGCGCAAATGATGGCGGACGTACTGAACATTACGGTGGTGACGCACCAGGGAGGCGAGGCTGGCGGCGCGCTCGGCGCGGCAAGGCTGGGCTGGCTGGCAGATGGCGGAGAAGAGACGCAGGTCTGTCAGAAACCTGCCGAGCTGAAGCGCTACCTGCCGGATGCCGGCCACCATCAGGCGTTACAAAAACGGCTCAACCATTTCCATCTGCTTTATCAACAACAGCGCGAGGCTCGCGCAGCCGGCTTCTAA
- a CDS encoding MFS transporter, with translation MKSAKNWFGLPLSLVWGYIAIAVFMSGDGFEMAFLSKHITDLGFTPSQSAMVFTLYGAAAALAAWSSGVVAEIITPQRAMRIGFILWVVMHILFMTLGLGMRNYPLMLLFYGIRGLAYPLFIYSFVMLVVQNVPKHQLSSAMGWFWAMYSVGIGCVGSYLPSFTIPWMGETGTLWFAIAWVVAGGLMAMILLRNVGSESEKASLSTREKFTELSRAVTILFTNRNIFLACLIRIINTLSLFGFAVIMPMLFVGRLGFSMSEWLQIWAVFFFVTIFTNIMWGVLGEYIGWIRQVRWFGCLGCALSSLAFYYLPVTFGHNYWMAMIPAVMLGITVAAFVPMTAVFPVLEPKHKGAAISIYNLSAGLSNFLAPAIASLVLPFFDIVGVVWTYTGLYLFAGILTLIIKVEQPARVTAKSHTNHYQGEVTLENKS, from the coding sequence ATGAAATCAGCAAAAAACTGGTTCGGCCTTCCCCTGTCGCTGGTTTGGGGTTACATCGCCATCGCCGTCTTTATGAGCGGGGACGGCTTTGAGATGGCCTTCCTGTCCAAGCACATTACCGATCTGGGCTTTACCCCTTCCCAGTCTGCCATGGTCTTTACCCTTTATGGTGCGGCAGCCGCGCTTGCTGCCTGGAGTTCGGGCGTGGTGGCAGAGATCATCACGCCACAGCGGGCAATGCGCATAGGATTTATTCTTTGGGTGGTGATGCATATCCTGTTTATGACCCTGGGACTGGGCATGCGTAACTATCCGCTGATGCTGCTGTTTTACGGTATTCGTGGCCTGGCTTATCCGCTGTTCATTTATTCGTTCGTGATGCTGGTGGTTCAAAACGTCCCCAAACATCAACTCTCATCTGCGATGGGCTGGTTCTGGGCGATGTATTCCGTGGGTATTGGCTGCGTCGGCAGTTATCTGCCCAGCTTTACCATTCCCTGGATGGGCGAAACCGGCACCCTGTGGTTTGCCATTGCCTGGGTGGTGGCAGGGGGTTTGATGGCGATGATCCTGCTGCGCAATGTTGGCAGTGAAAGTGAGAAGGCCAGTCTTTCCACCAGAGAGAAATTCACCGAGCTATCACGGGCCGTCACCATCCTGTTTACTAACCGTAATATTTTCCTGGCCTGCCTGATCCGTATCATCAACACCCTGTCACTGTTTGGCTTTGCCGTGATCATGCCAATGCTGTTTGTGGGTCGCCTTGGCTTCAGCATGTCAGAATGGCTGCAAATTTGGGCGGTGTTCTTCTTTGTGACCATCTTCACCAACATCATGTGGGGCGTGCTGGGCGAATATATTGGCTGGATACGTCAGGTGCGGTGGTTTGGTTGCCTGGGCTGTGCGCTGTCGAGTCTCGCCTTCTACTATCTGCCGGTGACCTTTGGCCATAACTACTGGATGGCGATGATCCCGGCCGTTATGCTGGGAATTACAGTGGCCGCCTTTGTGCCGATGACCGCCGTCTTCCCGGTGCTGGAACCGAAACACAAAGGGGCGGCGATCTCGATTTATAACCTCTCTGCTGGCCTGAGTAACTTTCTCGCCCCGGCCATTGCCTCACTGGTTTTACCCTTCTTTGATATCGTCGGGGTTGTATGGACATATACCGGTTTATATCTGTTTGCCGGGATTTTGACGCTCATCATTAAAGTAGAACAACCTGCCCGGGTAACGGCTAAAAGCCACACAAACCACTATCAGGGCGAGGTAACGCTGGAGAACAAATCTTAG